In Gadus chalcogrammus isolate NIFS_2021 chromosome 1, NIFS_Gcha_1.0, whole genome shotgun sequence, one DNA window encodes the following:
- the lzic gene encoding protein LZIC has protein sequence MASRGKSETGKLRQNMEEQLDRLMQQLQDLEECREDLEEEEYEETKKETLEQLSEFNDSLKKIMTGDMTLVDDLSGMQLAIQAAISQAFKTPEVIRMFAKKQPGQLRTRLAEMDRDVMVGKLSRDVYVQQKVEILTALRKLGEELTSEDESFLTENATASLSQFERVTADLGSEDKIMALASCGVKTKT, from the exons ATGGCTTCACGGGGGAAATCTGAAACTGGAAAACTGAGGCAGAACATGGAAGAGCAGCTGGACAGACTGAtgcaacaactgcaggacctgGAGGAATGCAG agaggacctggaggaggaggagtacgaGGAGACCAAGAAGGAGACGCTGGAGCAGTTGAGCGAATTCAACGACTCCTTGAAGAAGATCATGACCGGGGACATGACCCTGGTGGACGACCTCAGCGGCATGCAGCTG GCGATCCAGGCGGCCATCAGTCAGGCCTTTAAAACCCCAGAGGTCATCCGAATGTTCGCCAAGAAGCAGCCGGGGCAGCTCCGGACGCGACTAGCAGAG ATGGACCGAGATGTGATGGTGGGCAAGCTGTCGAGGGACGTGTATGTGCAGCAGAAAGTGGAGATCCTCACTGCCTTGAGAAAACTGGGCGAGGAG CTCACTTCCGAGGATGAGAGCTTTCTAACGGAGAACGCCACAGCGAGCCTGAGCCAGTTTGAGCGAGTCACTGCAGATCTGG GGTCAGAAGATAAGATTATGGCTCTGGCTAGCTGCGGTGTGAAGACCAAGACGTGA
- the clstn1 gene encoding calsyntenin-1: MSRVTNPLVEFNPNQSSLSVEGDDIDAFDKVMQHISYLNSRQFPTPGIRHLRVSTTVKCFKEEACVTVPDAEGYVMVLQPEEPKISLSGIDHFARGAAEFESPEGVTLFPELRIVSTITREVEAEVEAEAEAEAEATPAGAEDDPTVQETVVSEEIMHNLDTCEVSAVGDELDGEHESLELDPAQLTQRSLEMTSSTLGLVITGVSTMAQYETVLHLIRYKNWHTEALFDRKFKLVCSELNGRYISNDFKVEVNVIHTVNPMEHANDAMVQPNFINPVHHASVDLSGHNLVNPHQASVVPSAATVVIVVCVSFLVFMIVLGVFRVRATHQGAARDQEAGKENEMDWDDSALTITVNPMETYEDQHSSEDDEEEEEEEESEDGEEEDDITSAESESSEEEEGAEEEGQQGASRQQQLEWDDSTLTY; the protein is encoded by the exons ATGTCCCGCGTGACCAACCCTCTG gTGGAGTTCAACCCCAACCAGTCGTCTCTGAGCGTGGAGGGCGACGACATCGACGCCTTCGACAAAGTGATGCAGCATATCTCCTACCTGAACTCCCGTCAGTTCCCCACGCCCGGGATCAGGCACCTCCGCGTGTCCACCACCGTCAa GTGCTTCAAGGAGGAGGCGTGCGTGACGGTGCCGGACGCCGAGGGCTATGTGATGGTGCTGCAGCCGGAGGAGCCCAAGATCAGCCTGAGCGGCATCGACCACTTCGCCCGCGGCGCCGCCGAGTTCGAGTCCCCGGAGGGCGTGACGCTGTTCCCCGAGCTGCGCATCGTCAGCACCATCACCCGCGAGGTGGAGGccgaggtggaggcggaggccgAGGCCGAGGCCGAGGCCACCCCCGCCGGGGCGGAGGACGACCCcacag tCCAAGAGACGGTGGTCTCGGAGGAGATCATGCACAACCTGGACACCTgtgaggtgagcgccgtgggcGACGAGCTGGACGGAGAGCACGAAAGCCTGGAGCTGGACCCCGCCCAGCTGACGCAGCGCAGCCTGGAGATGACCTCCTCTACCCTGGGCCTCGTCATCACAG GGGTCAGCACCATGGCGCAGTACGAGACGGTGCTCCACCTCATCCGCTACAAGAACTGGCACACTGAGGCGCTGTTCGACAGGAAGTTCAAGCTGGTGTGCTCCGAGCTCAACGGCCGCTACATCAGCAACGACTTCAAGGTCGAG gtGAACGTGATCCACACAGTGAACCCCATGGAGCACGCCAACGACGCCATGGTCCAGCCCAACTTCATCAACCCCGTGCACCATGCCTCCGTGGACCTGTCCGGACACAACCTGGTCAACCCCCACCAGGCctcag TGGTGCCCAGTGCTGCCACCGTGGTCATCGTGGTGTGCGTGAGCTTCCTGGTGTTCATGATCGTCCTGGGCGTGTTCCGCGTGCGGGCGACCCACCAGGGAGCCGCCCGCGACCAGGAGGCCGGCAAGGAGAACGAGATGGACTGGGACGACTCGGCCCTCACCATCACCGTCAACCCCATGGAG acctacGAGGACCAgcacagcagcgaggatgacgaggaagaggaggaggaggaggagagcgaggacggagaggaggaggatgacatcaCCAGCGCCGAGTCCgagagcagcgaggaggaggagggagcagaggaggaaggcCAGCAGGGGGCCAGCAGACAGCAGCAGCTGGAGTGGGACGACTCCACCCTCACCtactag
- the ctnnbip1 gene encoding beta-catenin-interacting protein 1, producing MNREEIPGKSPEEMYIQQKVRVLLMLKKMGSNLTPSEEAFLRNYAGVVHSQMSQLPQHNIDQGAEDVVMAFSRSEAEDRRQ from the exons ATGAACCGGGAGGAGATCCCGGGGAAGTCTCCTGAAGAGATGTACATCCAACAGAAAGTGCGGGTTCTGCTCATGCTCAAGAAGATGGGATCCAAT CTCACGCCCAGTGAAGAGGCGTTCCTCCGGAACTATGCAGGCGTGGTCCACAGCCAGATGAGCCAACTACCTCAGCACAACATCGACCAGG gtgcAGAGGACGTGGTGATGGCGTTCTCCCGCTCGGAGGCGGAAGACCGGCGGCAGTGA